The Nitrosomonas communis genome has a segment encoding these proteins:
- the rpoD gene encoding RNA polymerase sigma factor RpoD, whose product MVEETLSSAPQDIEARKMRLKKLIVQGKERGYLTYAEINDHLPDDMLDAEQIEGVISMINDMGISVHDEAPDAEALLMSDTATAVTDEDVVEEAEAALSSVDSEFGRTTDPVRMYMREMGSVELLTRESEIEIAKRIEDGLRHMIQAISACPTIIADILDLATEVENDRLRVDELVDGFLDDDAQEILNEEMSDEPLEQDFVSDDMEDESGVAVASASLIKLKNDVLERFLEIREAYNEMQKIIEKNGSREDKKYKALQEKISSELMAMRFSAKMVEKLCDSQRDLVNEIRNCERKIMDLCVTKANMPRNYFIKGFPGNETNLEWVKSEVESNKPCGQSLRHFMPAIMEQQQCLLSLQEQAKIPIKELKEINRRMTTGEAKARRAKREMTEANLRLVISIAKKYTNRGLQFLDLIQEGNIGLMKAVDKFEYRRGYKFSTYATWWIRQAITRSIADQARTIRIPVHMIETINKMNRISRQILQETGQEPEPALLAEKMEMPEEKIRKILKISKEPISMETPIGDDEDSHLGDFIEDSSTVAPADAAVYASLRNATKDVLDSLTPREAKVLRMRFGIEMNTDHTLEEVGKQFDVTRERIRQIEAKALRKLRHPARSDRLRSFLDTGNS is encoded by the coding sequence ATGGTTGAGGAAACCTTGTCATCTGCGCCTCAAGATATCGAGGCAAGGAAGATGCGGCTTAAGAAATTGATTGTTCAGGGTAAGGAACGGGGTTATTTAACTTATGCTGAAATTAATGATCACTTGCCTGATGATATGCTAGATGCAGAGCAGATTGAAGGTGTCATTAGCATGATCAATGATATGGGAATTTCTGTTCATGATGAGGCGCCAGATGCAGAAGCATTATTAATGTCTGATACAGCAACTGCTGTAACTGATGAGGATGTGGTTGAAGAGGCTGAGGCAGCGCTTTCTAGTGTAGATTCGGAATTTGGTCGTACTACTGATCCAGTGCGCATGTATATGCGTGAGATGGGGTCGGTAGAATTATTGACACGCGAAAGTGAGATAGAAATAGCAAAACGTATTGAAGATGGTTTGAGGCATATGATACAGGCTATTTCTGCATGCCCAACGATTATTGCAGATATTCTAGATTTGGCAACCGAAGTTGAAAATGATCGGTTGCGTGTTGATGAATTGGTGGATGGATTTCTTGATGATGATGCTCAAGAAATCCTTAATGAAGAGATGTCTGATGAGCCGCTTGAACAGGATTTTGTTTCTGATGACATGGAAGATGAGAGCGGAGTTGCGGTAGCGAGCGCCAGCTTGATTAAGTTAAAAAATGATGTGTTAGAACGTTTTTTAGAGATTCGCGAAGCCTATAACGAAATGCAAAAAATAATCGAAAAAAATGGTTCGCGGGAGGATAAAAAATATAAAGCTCTTCAGGAAAAAATTTCATCCGAACTCATGGCTATGAGATTCTCGGCCAAGATGGTGGAAAAATTATGTGATTCACAGCGCGATCTTGTTAATGAAATTCGCAATTGCGAGCGTAAAATTATGGATCTGTGCGTCACCAAAGCAAACATGCCAAGAAATTATTTTATCAAGGGTTTTCCTGGTAATGAGACCAATCTGGAGTGGGTTAAGTCAGAGGTTGAATCTAATAAGCCTTGCGGTCAGTCACTAAGGCATTTCATGCCCGCTATTATGGAGCAGCAGCAATGTTTGCTTTCTCTGCAAGAGCAAGCCAAAATCCCTATCAAAGAACTGAAAGAGATTAATCGCCGAATGACTACTGGTGAGGCTAAAGCGCGGCGTGCAAAACGTGAAATGACAGAAGCTAATTTGCGATTGGTGATTTCGATTGCTAAAAAGTATACTAATCGTGGATTACAATTTTTGGATCTCATCCAAGAAGGTAATATTGGTTTGATGAAGGCTGTCGATAAATTTGAATATCGGCGTGGTTACAAATTTTCTACTTATGCAACATGGTGGATACGTCAGGCAATAACACGTTCTATTGCTGATCAGGCTCGTACCATTCGAATTCCTGTTCATATGATTGAAACAATTAATAAAATGAATCGTATCTCGCGTCAGATTCTGCAAGAAACGGGGCAAGAGCCAGAACCAGCATTGTTAGCCGAAAAAATGGAGATGCCTGAAGAGAAGATTAGAAAAATCCTCAAGATTTCTAAAGAGCCAATCTCGATGGAAACACCTATTGGTGATGATGAAGATTCCCACTTGGGAGATTTTATAGAAGATTCATCTACTGTGGCGCCCGCTGATGCTGCTGTTTATGCTAGTTTGCGCAACGCTACTAAGGATGTGCTCGATTCTCTGACGCCACGAGAGGCAAAAGTTTTGCGCATGCGTTTTGGTATTGAAATGAATACTGATCATACCTTAGAGGAAGTTGGAAAACAGTTCGATGTTACTCGTGAGCGTATTCGTCAAATAGAGGCAAAGGCATTGAGAAAACTACGGCATCCAGCTCGTTCCGATCGCCTGCGTAGCTTTTTGGACACAGGAAATTCATAA
- the dnaG gene encoding DNA primase, with amino-acid sequence MVPQSFIQELLNRIDITDVVGRYVPLRKAGGNFSACCPFHNEKTPSFVVSPTKQFYHCFGCGKHGNAINFLIEHTGMSFIDAVENLAASAGLQIPSQQVVTYSRVFESHFSLTKKEGEQDKAEESVQQMVESMKTAAQYYRSQLKNAEQAIAYLKKRGITGEIAVRFGVGYAPANRQNLASVFSEYPLKQSENVLVKVGLVIRGNDGKHYDRFRNRIMFPILDQKGRVIGFGGRVLDAGEPKYLNSPETPLFIKGRELYNLFAASKAIRKAGRALVVEGYMDVVMLAQHDIDYAVATLGTATTPFHIQKLLRQTDKIIFCFDGDSAGRKAAWRALENSLSQLRDGKEISFLFLPENEDPDSYVRKHGKESFEALVDQALPLSKFFYGELSGRVNLQTSEGRAGLVQHARPLLAQISGAPVLALMLIKQLAQLTSINQNELEGLLQIKRKDLFSRPNLKRPQPVTPYRKLIQLILHDPVYVGKLEKSMLTGDDEENDEKTLLIELMDFFNALSPQDLEEATLLSIKAYFCDNPCYELLETIEKEISMWGEGVDIDAEFTGILLRLREMRRKQRMAVLHSKPLNLLTSEEKRELQQLYVS; translated from the coding sequence ATGGTTCCTCAATCGTTTATTCAAGAGTTGCTCAATCGCATAGATATAACGGATGTAGTTGGGCGTTATGTGCCATTGAGGAAAGCTGGTGGCAATTTTAGCGCGTGCTGCCCGTTTCATAATGAAAAAACCCCGTCATTTGTGGTTAGTCCAACAAAACAGTTCTATCATTGTTTCGGTTGCGGAAAGCATGGTAACGCCATTAATTTTCTGATTGAGCATACCGGAATGAGTTTTATTGATGCGGTTGAGAATTTGGCTGCTTCTGCTGGATTGCAAATTCCATCTCAACAAGTTGTAACTTATTCTCGAGTATTTGAATCTCACTTCTCGCTTACTAAAAAAGAAGGTGAGCAAGATAAAGCTGAGGAGTCTGTGCAGCAGATGGTTGAATCGATGAAAACTGCCGCTCAATATTATCGTAGTCAACTTAAGAACGCTGAGCAGGCTATTGCTTATTTAAAAAAGCGCGGTATAACGGGAGAAATCGCGGTTCGTTTTGGAGTTGGTTATGCGCCGGCTAACCGACAGAATCTTGCTTCTGTATTTTCTGAATACCCGCTAAAGCAATCCGAAAATGTGTTGGTAAAAGTAGGCTTGGTCATACGTGGCAATGATGGTAAACATTATGACCGGTTCCGTAACCGCATTATGTTCCCAATTTTAGACCAGAAAGGCAGGGTAATCGGTTTTGGTGGAAGGGTATTGGATGCTGGAGAGCCAAAGTATTTAAATTCTCCTGAGACGCCTTTATTTATAAAGGGGCGTGAACTTTATAATTTGTTTGCAGCCAGCAAGGCGATCCGTAAAGCAGGGCGAGCTTTAGTGGTAGAAGGATATATGGACGTAGTTATGCTTGCGCAACATGATATAGACTATGCGGTTGCTACGCTTGGTACTGCTACTACACCGTTTCATATCCAGAAGCTACTGCGTCAAACAGATAAAATCATTTTTTGTTTCGATGGTGATAGTGCGGGAAGGAAAGCAGCTTGGCGTGCGCTCGAAAATAGTTTATCTCAATTACGGGATGGAAAAGAGATAAGTTTTCTGTTTCTACCAGAGAATGAGGATCCCGATAGCTATGTTCGTAAGCATGGTAAAGAATCATTTGAAGCGCTTGTCGATCAGGCGCTACCTCTCTCCAAGTTTTTTTATGGTGAATTATCTGGGCGTGTGAATCTGCAAACTAGCGAAGGACGTGCTGGTTTGGTGCAACATGCACGGCCGTTATTGGCTCAGATAAGTGGCGCTCCGGTTCTTGCGCTTATGCTGATAAAACAGTTGGCACAACTCACTTCTATTAACCAAAACGAATTGGAGGGGTTATTGCAAATTAAGCGAAAAGATCTTTTTTCTCGGCCTAATCTGAAGCGACCGCAACCAGTCACACCTTATCGTAAACTAATTCAATTAATCCTACACGATCCAGTATATGTCGGGAAGCTAGAAAAAAGTATGCTGACAGGAGATGATGAAGAAAATGATGAAAAGACATTATTGATAGAACTGATGGATTTTTTTAATGCTTTATCACCGCAGGACTTAGAAGAGGCAACATTGTTATCGATTAAGGCATATTTCTGTGATAACCCATGTTATGAATTATTAGAAACAATAGAAAAAGAAATAAGTATGTGGGGAGAAGGGGTCGATATAGACGCAGAGTTTACCGGAATATTGCTGCGGTTGAGAGAAATGCGCCGCAAACAAAGAATGGCTGTGCTGCATAGTAAACCTCTAAATTTGCTTACCTCAGAAGAAAAACGAGAATTGCAGCAATTATATGTTTCTTAA
- a CDS encoding GatB/YqeY domain-containing protein, translated as MNLRQKITEDMKVAMRAGDSKKRDAIRLLQAAIKQREVDERIELDDTAIIAVIEKMLKQRRDSITQYEAARRQDLADAEKYEVDVLLTYMPQMMSEAEVTRIVDEVIALVGDAGQQRMGKIMALLKSKLTGCADMTQVAALVKKKISS; from the coding sequence ATGAATTTGAGGCAGAAAATTACAGAAGACATGAAGGTTGCCATGCGCGCGGGGGACTCAAAAAAGCGTGACGCTATTCGATTATTGCAAGCAGCTATTAAACAGCGAGAAGTTGATGAGCGTATTGAGCTAGATGATACAGCGATCATTGCAGTAATTGAGAAAATGCTTAAACAGCGTAGAGATTCGATCACGCAATATGAGGCTGCGCGCCGGCAAGATTTAGCTGATGCCGAAAAATATGAAGTGGACGTGCTGCTTACTTATATGCCTCAAATGATGAGTGAGGCTGAAGTTACTAGGATAGTGGACGAAGTGATCGCTTTAGTAGGAGATGCAGGGCAGCAGCGGATGGGTAAGATCATGGCTTTGTTAAAATCTAAATTGACTGGATGTGCAGATATGACTCAAGTAGCCGCGCTAGTGAAGAAAAAAATTTCCTCTTGA
- the rpsU gene encoding 30S ribosomal protein S21 → MTTVKVKENEPFEVAMRRFKRSVEKTGLLTELRAREFYEKPTAERKRKHAAAVKRTYKRLRSQLLPKKLY, encoded by the coding sequence ATGACCACTGTTAAAGTCAAGGAAAATGAGCCATTTGAAGTTGCCATGCGTCGTTTTAAACGCTCGGTTGAGAAAACTGGATTACTTACTGAATTGCGCGCGCGCGAATTTTATGAAAAGCCAACTGCAGAACGTAAACGTAAACATGCAGCAGCTGTCAAGCGTACCTATAAACGTTTGCGTAGTCAATTACTCCCGAAAAAACTTTATTAG
- the tsaD gene encoding tRNA (adenosine(37)-N6)-threonylcarbamoyltransferase complex transferase subunit TsaD, with product MIVLGIETSCDETGIALYHTKYGLLSHTLYSQTEIHNEYGGVVPELASRDHIRRVIPLIKQALKEANICLKEVNAIAYTQGPGLAGALLVGACIGSALSFALEIPILNIHHLEGHLLSPLLSTPSPTFPFVALLVSGGHTQLIKVNGIGEYILLGETVDDAAGEAFDKTAKLLGLDYPGGRALAELAEQGQSGRFKLPRPMRYSGDFNFSFSGLKTAVSTLIKNHHITQQTGADIALAFQEAVIDILAEKSLSALMQNGLSQLVIAGGVGANIQLRKRLVRETTNIGATVFFPEFEFCTDNGAMIAFAGAMRLQQQEINYQHSMSCFTVRARWDLEML from the coding sequence ATGATTGTGCTTGGTATTGAAACGTCATGTGATGAAACAGGTATTGCCCTTTATCACACAAAATATGGTTTATTAAGTCACACGCTATATTCACAAACTGAAATACATAATGAATATGGCGGAGTTGTACCAGAACTAGCCTCACGCGACCATATTCGCCGTGTCATACCGCTTATCAAACAAGCTTTGAAAGAAGCCAATATTTGTTTGAAAGAAGTTAACGCTATTGCCTACACTCAAGGACCTGGTCTGGCAGGAGCTTTACTAGTAGGCGCATGTATTGGTTCCGCACTGTCATTCGCTCTTGAAATCCCAATACTGAATATTCATCATCTTGAAGGCCATCTTCTGTCTCCTCTATTATCGACACCTTCCCCTACGTTTCCTTTTGTAGCCCTTCTCGTTTCTGGTGGTCACACTCAGTTAATAAAGGTTAATGGAATAGGAGAATATATATTGCTTGGCGAAACGGTAGATGATGCGGCAGGTGAAGCTTTTGATAAAACAGCAAAACTTCTTGGGTTAGATTACCCCGGCGGGCGAGCACTTGCCGAACTTGCGGAACAAGGTCAATCGGGTCGTTTTAAACTTCCTCGCCCTATGCGGTATAGCGGGGACTTTAACTTTAGTTTCAGCGGATTAAAAACTGCGGTATCAACTTTAATCAAAAATCATCATATTACACAGCAAACCGGTGCTGACATTGCACTTGCCTTTCAAGAAGCGGTCATAGACATTCTGGCAGAAAAATCTTTGTCCGCTCTCATGCAAAATGGTCTTAGTCAACTGGTCATAGCGGGTGGAGTAGGAGCAAATATCCAATTACGTAAAAGGCTCGTTCGCGAAACAACCAACATAGGCGCAACAGTATTTTTTCCAGAATTTGAATTCTGTACTGACAATGGCGCCATGATCGCTTTTGCTGGAGCAATGCGTCTACAACAACAAGAGATTAACTACCAGCATAGTATGAGCTGCTTTACAGTAAGAGCCAGGTGGGATCTGGAAATGTTGTAA
- the plsY gene encoding glycerol-3-phosphate 1-O-acyltransferase PlsY has protein sequence MEVGLLLLAAYLLGSVSFAVVASWLFNLPDPRTYGSKNPGATNVLRSGKKVAAVVTLLGDAGKGWLAVILANYFSQAWQLGNEAVAGVAIAVFLGHLFPIFLGFKGGKGVATSAGVLLGLDPLLGLLVIFTWILVAMLWRISSLSAMVAALLAPIYAFILFDSKINVWATTIISLLLLWRHKSNFINLAIGKEARIGEKSRL, from the coding sequence ATGGAAGTAGGATTATTGTTGTTAGCCGCTTATTTGCTGGGTTCAGTTTCATTTGCAGTGGTAGCAAGTTGGTTATTTAATTTACCTGATCCAAGAACATATGGCTCGAAAAATCCCGGGGCAACAAATGTGTTGCGTAGTGGCAAGAAAGTGGCAGCAGTTGTGACATTACTAGGTGATGCTGGCAAAGGTTGGCTGGCAGTGATACTCGCTAATTATTTTTCACAAGCTTGGCAACTAGGAAATGAAGCGGTTGCGGGTGTTGCAATAGCTGTTTTTCTTGGTCACTTGTTTCCAATCTTTCTTGGTTTTAAAGGTGGCAAAGGGGTGGCGACATCGGCAGGTGTGCTACTCGGTTTGGATCCTTTATTAGGACTATTGGTAATATTTACGTGGATTTTAGTTGCCATGCTTTGGCGTATATCTTCATTATCTGCTATGGTTGCTGCTCTGTTAGCGCCAATTTATGCGTTTATTCTATTTGACTCCAAAATAAATGTCTGGGCTACTACTATTATTTCATTGTTACTTCTTTGGCGGCATAAATCAAATTTCATCAATCTAGCTATAGGTAAAGAAGCACGCATTGGAGAAAAAAGCAGATTGTGA
- a CDS encoding dihydroneopterin aldolase — protein MDIIFLHDFKAKTLIGIYPWEKKIAQTIELNLEIALPTNRACFTDKLEDALDYSLIIKRINDILATKQFSLLEALAEHIAQIILTEFNSPWVKVSAAKLDIIKGVKKLGVCIERKS, from the coding sequence ATGGATATCATCTTTCTTCATGACTTCAAAGCAAAAACACTGATTGGAATTTATCCATGGGAAAAAAAGATTGCTCAAACAATCGAACTTAATCTTGAAATCGCCCTACCAACCAATCGAGCTTGTTTTACTGACAAACTTGAAGATGCACTGGATTATTCTCTGATTATCAAGCGCATCAACGATATTTTAGCCACCAAACAATTCTCTTTACTTGAGGCATTAGCTGAACATATCGCACAAATTATTTTGACAGAATTTAATTCACCTTGGGTAAAAGTAAGTGCAGCCAAACTTGACATTATTAAAGGAGTAAAAAAGCTAGGTGTATGTATTGAACGAAAATCATAG
- the queC gene encoding 7-cyano-7-deazaguanine synthase QueC, protein MRKAVVLLSGGLDSATTLAMACDKGFACYALSIDYGQRHQSELAAARKVGQSMGIKMHRTISIDLSALGGSALTDRSIAVPTGGTTTGIPVTYVPARNTVMLSLALAWAEVLGSHDIFIGVNAIDYSGYPDCRPDYIEAFEKMSNLATKTAREGNKLMLHAPLLNLSKKEIISLGKELGVDYALTVSCYQADESGSACGLCDACRIRRAGFLAADISDPTRYRVG, encoded by the coding sequence ATGAGAAAAGCAGTCGTACTTTTATCGGGGGGCCTGGATTCTGCGACGACGCTTGCTATGGCTTGCGATAAAGGATTTGCATGTTATGCCTTAAGTATTGATTATGGGCAACGTCATCAATCAGAGTTGGCTGCAGCGCGGAAGGTCGGCCAATCCATGGGTATAAAGATGCATCGAACTATTAGTATTGACTTGAGCGCATTGGGAGGATCTGCTCTTACTGACAGGTCTATTGCGGTGCCTACTGGAGGGACAACCACAGGTATTCCAGTTACTTATGTTCCTGCCAGAAATACGGTCATGCTCTCTTTAGCTTTAGCCTGGGCTGAAGTGCTCGGAAGTCACGATATATTTATTGGAGTGAATGCTATCGATTATTCTGGCTATCCAGATTGCCGACCTGATTACATTGAAGCCTTTGAGAAAATGTCCAATCTTGCTACCAAAACTGCCAGAGAGGGGAATAAGCTGATGCTGCATGCGCCACTTCTTAACCTTTCTAAGAAAGAAATTATTAGTTTAGGAAAAGAGCTAGGGGTTGATTATGCCTTGACTGTATCATGTTATCAAGCTGATGAAAGTGGCTCTGCTTGTGGCCTATGTGATGCTTGTCGCATTCGTAGAGCAGGATTTTTAGCGGCAGATATCTCTGATCCGACGCGGTATAGAGTAGGTTAA
- the queE gene encoding 7-carboxy-7-deazaguanine synthase QueE → MHSLSLLRQHATQKPEAEVLRVSEIFYSIQGETSRTGLPTVFIRLTGCPLRCGYCDTEYAFSGGENMSIADVLNKASNYASRYITVTGGEPLAQKACSTLLKVLCDTGYSVSIETSGALDISKLDKRVSKIMDIKTPGSGEVAKNRWSNLDYLTDQDELKFVLCDEADYRWAVDVFYERCLHQICPVLFSPVYGQLDPAKLADWILKDRLPVRLQLQLHKILWGEVAGR, encoded by the coding sequence ATGCATTCCCTCTCTCTACTACGACAACATGCTACACAAAAACCCGAAGCAGAAGTATTGCGTGTAAGTGAGATATTTTATTCTATCCAAGGTGAAACCAGTCGCACTGGTCTACCAACCGTGTTTATCCGTTTGACTGGCTGTCCGCTACGGTGTGGATATTGTGATACGGAGTATGCATTTTCAGGGGGCGAGAATATGTCAATTGCTGATGTGCTGAATAAAGCTTCAAATTATGCCTCTCGTTATATTACAGTTACTGGAGGTGAGCCACTGGCGCAGAAAGCTTGTTCCACCCTGCTAAAAGTATTATGTGATACAGGTTATTCGGTATCGATTGAAACGAGCGGTGCGCTCGATATATCCAAACTGGATAAAAGGGTTTCCAAGATTATGGATATTAAAACACCCGGTTCGGGAGAAGTTGCAAAAAATCGTTGGTCCAATCTCGATTATTTAACTGACCAGGATGAATTGAAGTTTGTTTTATGTGATGAAGCAGATTATCGATGGGCAGTGGATGTATTTTACGAACGATGTCTCCATCAGATTTGTCCAGTATTATTTTCACCAGTGTATGGTCAACTCGATCCAGCCAAGCTTGCTGACTGGATATTAAAAGATCGCTTACCGGTTAGATTACAGCTTCAGCTGCATAAGATACTCTGGGGAGAGGTAGCAGGGCGGTGA
- the ybgF gene encoding tol-pal system protein YbgF, which translates to MLVRASILLFLFSYNVSFAGLFDDAHAREQIEVMQKQMQELEARIVSMEEALKNQAVLELYTQIETFKIELGKLRGQIEILHEENKILKKQQKDFYLDLDNRLRQVEPTSHDASIGLGSPPETTAKTAPSATPEAETSSVVQSKDRATDLSERDAYNASYSLFKEGNYSGAITQFENFITRYPTSNLAPGAAYWIGNAYYALRDFSSAIRAQQKVIENYPKSGKAPDAMLNIASSQIEMAEVAAAKTTLQSLVTKYPNSDAADKARRRLANLK; encoded by the coding sequence ATGTTGGTACGTGCTTCCATACTATTGTTTTTGTTTAGTTATAATGTAAGCTTCGCGGGGCTATTTGATGATGCACATGCCCGTGAGCAGATAGAGGTTATGCAAAAACAAATGCAAGAGTTGGAGGCGCGTATTGTCAGCATGGAGGAAGCGCTTAAGAATCAGGCGGTATTGGAGCTTTATACTCAGATCGAAACATTTAAAATTGAGCTTGGGAAACTGCGTGGGCAAATTGAGATATTGCATGAAGAAAATAAGATTTTGAAGAAACAGCAGAAAGATTTTTATCTGGATTTGGATAACCGATTGAGACAAGTAGAGCCGACATCCCATGATGCTTCGATAGGGTTGGGTTCTCCACCAGAGACAACAGCTAAAACGGCTCCTTCTGCTACGCCAGAGGCCGAAACGAGCAGCGTAGTACAGTCTAAAGATCGGGCTACAGACCTATCAGAGCGCGATGCTTATAACGCAAGTTATAGCTTATTCAAAGAAGGTAATTATTCAGGAGCGATCACGCAATTTGAGAATTTTATTACGCGTTACCCTACCTCTAATTTAGCACCAGGAGCTGCCTACTGGATTGGAAATGCTTATTATGCATTACGTGATTTTAGTTCTGCCATCCGGGCACAGCAAAAAGTGATCGAGAATTATCCGAAAAGTGGAAAGGCGCCTGATGCCATGCTCAATATTGCAAGTAGCCAAATAGAAATGGCTGAGGTTGCTGCAGCCAAAACAACATTACAAAGCTTAGTCACAAAATATCCCAATAGTGACGCTGCTGATAAAGCTAGACGGCGTCTTGCTAACCTTAAATAA
- the pal gene encoding peptidoglycan-associated lipoprotein Pal — protein sequence MKKILSVLIICLLSACASKTTQPTSELEDRTMGGGGMGAGAQEGMRAGGGGFGMDPLRDPSNILSQRSIYFDFDNYTIKNEYRDLVLAHARYLRDNSNSKVLIQGNTDERGSREYNLALGQRRADSVKNAMLLSGARDHQIESVSLGEEKPRAAGRDESAWTENRRADILYQGEY from the coding sequence ATGAAAAAAATTTTGAGTGTGTTGATAATCTGTTTATTGTCAGCGTGCGCAAGCAAAACTACACAACCTACCAGTGAATTGGAAGACCGAACTATGGGTGGGGGTGGGATGGGTGCGGGGGCACAAGAAGGTATGAGAGCCGGTGGAGGTGGATTTGGCATGGATCCATTACGAGATCCTTCTAACATTCTTTCTCAGCGGAGTATCTATTTTGACTTTGATAACTATACAATAAAAAACGAATACAGAGATTTAGTGCTGGCGCATGCTAGGTACCTGCGGGATAACTCAAACTCTAAGGTATTAATACAAGGTAATACCGATGAACGTGGAAGCCGTGAGTATAATCTTGCACTTGGTCAGCGTCGGGCAGATAGCGTAAAAAATGCTATGTTGCTCTCGGGCGCTCGTGATCATCAAATTGAGTCAGTAAGCCTAGGTGAGGAAAAACCTCGTGCAGCAGGACGTGATGAATCTGCATGGACTGAGAATCGTCGAGCCGATATTCTTTATCAAGGGGAATACTAA